One part of the Marinobacter sp. M3C genome encodes these proteins:
- a CDS encoding type II toxin-antitoxin system RelE/ParE family toxin, with amino-acid sequence MKLVYTDEAIEDLKRLREFIVIHNPSAAVRIAIELVGKIELLPDFPKIGTPVEMAPVPDSIRDMVFGKYVVRYSVHTSAIITLRVWHGLEGER; translated from the coding sequence GTGAAACTGGTTTACACGGACGAAGCCATTGAAGATTTGAAGCGCCTCAGGGAATTCATTGTGATCCACAACCCGTCAGCGGCAGTCAGGATAGCCATTGAGCTGGTTGGTAAAATTGAGTTGCTGCCAGATTTCCCCAAAATCGGCACGCCAGTTGAAATGGCTCCGGTACCTGACTCTATTCGAGATATGGTTTTCGGAAAATACGTTGTTCGATATTCGGTTCATACCAGTGCCATCATTACTCTTCGGGTATGGCATGGCTTGGAAGGTGAACGATAG
- a CDS encoding ribbon-helix-helix protein, CopG family, which yields MSVTTVRLQAEVEKHLESIAGRLHRSKGWVINQALSEYIAKQQLEQERWKQTLEAMESAAQGKVVDASEVHGWLNSWGTESEQDAPRSGK from the coding sequence ATGAGTGTCACTACAGTTCGCCTTCAGGCAGAAGTTGAAAAGCATCTGGAATCAATCGCTGGCAGGCTCCACCGGAGCAAAGGCTGGGTGATCAACCAAGCACTGTCGGAATACATAGCAAAGCAACAGCTTGAGCAAGAGCGTTGGAAGCAAACTCTGGAAGCAATGGAATCTGCAGCCCAAGGTAAGGTGGTTGATGCCAGCGAAGTTCATGGCTGGCTCAATAGTTGGGGAACTGAAAGCGAGCAGGATGCACCGAGGTCGGGTAAGTGA
- a CDS encoding SgcJ/EcaC family oxidoreductase produces MKLVSVFVLAVALAGCATNQGTPNNAQASRTESCKVTSEREIAALFDRWNQSLQTGDPHKVVANYAERSILLPTVSNKPRLTPVEKEDYFHHFLENRPSGKIDLRSIELGCNTAVDAGLYTFTFAKTGAAVSGRYSYTYRWDGKQWLITSHHSSAMPEKK; encoded by the coding sequence ATGAAGTTAGTTAGTGTTTTTGTTTTAGCCGTTGCGCTCGCCGGATGCGCCACGAACCAAGGCACACCAAACAATGCGCAGGCCTCGCGTACAGAAAGCTGCAAAGTCACGTCAGAGCGAGAGATCGCAGCATTGTTTGATCGTTGGAATCAATCACTACAAACTGGCGATCCTCACAAAGTGGTTGCAAACTACGCAGAGCGGTCAATTCTTCTGCCTACGGTATCAAACAAACCGCGCCTCACTCCAGTAGAGAAAGAGGACTATTTCCACCACTTTCTGGAAAACCGCCCTTCAGGAAAGATTGATTTGCGTAGCATTGAGCTAGGCTGCAACACTGCCGTTGATGCTGGGCTCTACACATTCACTTTCGCAAAAACAGGAGCCGCTGTCAGTGGCCGCTACAGCTACACATACCGCTGGGATGGGAAGCAATGGCTAATCACAAGCCATCACTCGTCCGCCATGCCCGAGAAAAAGTAA